Within Dysosmobacter sp. Marseille-Q4140, the genomic segment CCAAGCGGGCGGAGGCTGCCAAGGCCACCACCACCCAGGCTTCGGGCGGCTATACCGTCACCGGCGAGGGCGACCCGGCCATCGACGCGCTGGTCCTCCAGCGGTACGAGGCCAAGAAGGCCAAGAACTTCGCCGAGGCAGACCGCATCCGGGATGAGCTGAAGGCCCAGGGCATCGAGATCATCGACACCAAGGGCGGCGCCAGCTGGAAGCGGATCTGAGCGGCTGCCATCCGAGATCAAAAAGGACCGCGGGCATTTGCCCGCGGTCCCTTTTTTGACCTTGGGAAACAAATGGAAAAAGTTTTCGCGCTTTTGGGGAAAAGCGGTGCTTTCCCTTGACAAAATTCGACAATTCTCCTATTATAGGACCACTATTGCGCAGTATAATGGCACGTCACTGTAAGGATGTGCCGGAGGGAGAGGAACCCATGGAATTGAACCGGGCGGTGGCGGAGAACATCAAGCGTATCCGCAAGACGAAAAAACTCAGCATGGAGCGGCTGGCCCAGGAGGCCGGCGTCTCCCGCAGCATGCTGGGTCAGATCGAGCGGGGAGAGGCTAACCCTTCCGTGGCCCTGCTGGGCAAGCTGGCGGCGGCGCTGAAGGTGCCCGCCGACGTGCTGCTGGAAAACGACGACTTTCAGTCCCTGCTGCTGGCCCGGGAACTGGACACCAAGCCCGTCCGCCTGGACGGCGGCAAGACGGTGCTGCGGCCCTCCTTCCCCTATGACGATGTGACCCGGCAGGAGAGCTTTTTCCTGGATCTGTACATCAGCGCCCAGTACGCCCCGGAGCCCTCGGTGCCCGGGTGCCTGTGCCACGCCACGGTGCTCTCCGGCACTGTGGGCCTGGAGGCGGAGGAGCAGACCTTCCAGCTGCTGGAGCGGGACGCCCTGCGGTTCGCCGCAGACCGGCCCTACCGCTTCTCCAACCAGACCAGCGCCAGCGCCAGGCTGCTGCTGGTATACCGCTATTTGAAATAAGGAGACTTGCCCCATGACCATCCGCACTGCGACTATGACCGATCTCCGGGCCGTCACGGACCTGGAGGCTGCCTGCTTCCCCGCCGCCGAGGCTGCCACGGAGGCGGACTTTGCCGCAAGGCTCTCGGCCTATCCGGACCATTTCTGGCTGCTGGAGGAGGACGGGGAGCTGATCTCTTTCATCGACGGTATGGTGACCGACGAACCGACCCTCCGGGATGAAATGTACGAAAACGCCGCCCTCCACGACGAGAGCGGCGCCTGGCAGATGATCTTCGGCGTCAACACCCGGCCGGACCGCCGGCGGCAGGGCTGCGCCGGGACGCTCATGGAGCGGGTGATCGCCGACGCCCGGGCCCAGGGCCGCAAGGGCTGCGTTCTCACCTGCAAGGCCGCCCTGGTCCACTACTACGAGAAATTCGGCTACGTCAGCGAGGGCCGCTCCGCCTCCACCCACGGCGGCGTGGAGTGGTACGACATGCGGCTGACCTTTTGAAAGGGGAGAGGGACATGAGTGATCCGCGCAGGCGCCGCAGCGCCGCAGGGGGCCTGACCCTGCTGGCGGCCGCCGGGTACATTTGCTGGAAAGGGCTGAAAGCGGTGGATCGCCGCCTGGAACAGCGACGGAACAAGACTCCCGGACAGGAGAAACAGCGCCCCTGAGGACGACAAAGCGC encodes:
- a CDS encoding helix-turn-helix domain-containing protein; amino-acid sequence: MARHCKDVPEGEEPMELNRAVAENIKRIRKTKKLSMERLAQEAGVSRSMLGQIERGEANPSVALLGKLAAALKVPADVLLENDDFQSLLLARELDTKPVRLDGGKTVLRPSFPYDDVTRQESFFLDLYISAQYAPEPSVPGCLCHATVLSGTVGLEAEEQTFQLLERDALRFAADRPYRFSNQTSASARLLLVYRYLK
- a CDS encoding GNAT family N-acetyltransferase produces the protein MTIRTATMTDLRAVTDLEAACFPAAEAATEADFAARLSAYPDHFWLLEEDGELISFIDGMVTDEPTLRDEMYENAALHDESGAWQMIFGVNTRPDRRRQGCAGTLMERVIADARAQGRKGCVLTCKAALVHYYEKFGYVSEGRSASTHGGVEWYDMRLTF